The following coding sequences are from one Musa acuminata AAA Group cultivar baxijiao chromosome BXJ1-6, Cavendish_Baxijiao_AAA, whole genome shotgun sequence window:
- the LOC103989094 gene encoding abscisic stress-ripening protein 1, protein MAEEEQKHHHHFFHHHRDEESPSEVDPKKEEKHHKHKEHLGELGALAAGAYALHEKHQAKKDPENAHKHKVAEEIAATVAVGSAGFAFHEHHEKKEAKKHACE, encoded by the exons ATGGCAGAGGAGGAGCAGAAGCACCATCACCACTTCTTCCACCACCACCGGGATGAGGAGAGCCCCTCCGAGGTTGACCCCAAGAAGGAGGAGAAGCACCACAAGCACAAGGAACACCTAGGTGAGCTGGGTGCCCTTGCTGCCGGTGCTTATGCCCTG CACGAGAAGCACCAGGCGAAAAAGGATCCGGAGAACGCACACAAGCACAAGGTCGCCGAGGAGATCGCTGCCACTGTTGCGGTGGGCAGCGCTGGGTTTGCATTCCACGAGCACCATGAGAAGAAGGAAGCGAAGAAGCACGCCTGCGAGTAG
- the LOC103989096 gene encoding mitogen-activated protein kinase kinase kinase 3: MPAWWKGKSKSKSKSTPSPRSKEPETPRTPRATVTLPPDEELVGRHGTKAKAHSFDEALRPRMSGNPPLLGGGGSGGRGSGTGFVFGHPLPLPTSIPPHGVSTGSASASASASSISSSGSSEETPDLGIYRYSDPINTPRGRNETHDSRRREQTAEDMQLFSCSPVLEHPNGGNAYSHGRTFTDTIFSRRTASPSPGLRGHTFPTSPVHPSSFGIGPASPNCWQDNLRSPPHPLPLPPSSPSCSSASLSSSSSRSPKSLWKKGKLLGRGTFGQVYVGFNSENGQMCAIKEVKEISDDANSRECLNQLNQEIALLSKLSHPNIVQYYGSELAEDTLSVYLEYVSGGSIYKLLQEYGPFGESLIRNYTAQILSGLAYLHGRNTVHRDIKGANILVDPNGEIKLADFGMAKHISSYTSIRSFKGSPYWMAPEIVMNSSGYDLSVDIWSLGCTIIEMASSKPPWSQFEGVAAIFKIGNSKDIPEFPDYFSSEGKEFLKLCLQRDPSARPSSAQLMDHPFVRDQAIIKAAKLNLIKDVAYSTSDASHPMKQSTMEFSSNRSTSPLHDRDYGMRRGSGLRLPIPMACQNPSDLPSMRLNMSLPVSPCSLSPCSSPLRQFKQTNRSCLPSPPHSYYLSGAANQSPVKSALYPTRPCNKLPDPWLDIALFKPQAPYDSPRRSNMGL; the protein is encoded by the exons ATGCCGGCGTGGTGGAAGGGGAAGTCGAAATCCAAGTCGAAGTCCACACCCAGCCCTCGGAGTAAGGAGCCGGAGACGCCGCGAACGCCGAGGGCGACGGTGACGCTGCCGCCGGATGAGGAGCTGGTGGGTAGACATGGCACTAAGGCGAAGGCTCATAGCTTTGACGAGGCTCTCCGCCCTAGGATGAGCggaaaccctcctcttcttgGCGGCGGCGGCTCCGGTGGAAGGGGATCTGGAACGGGCTTTGTGTTTGGTCACCCGCTCCCGCTTCCGACCTCGATCCCGCCGCACGGCGTGTCGACCGGGTCGGCCTCGGCCTCGGCCTCGGCGTCTAGCATCAGCTCCTCCGGCTCCTCGGAGGAGACGCCAGATCTTGGGATCTATAG GTATTCCGACCCGATCAACACGCCGAGGGGAAGAAACGAAACGCATGATTCCCGAAGGCGTGAGCAGACGGCAGAAGATATGCAACTCTTTTCATGCAGTCCAGTTTTGGAGCATCCTAATGGTGGAAATGCATATTCTCATGGTCGAACTTTTACAGACACCATATTCAGTAGAAGGACTGCGAGTCCTTCACCTGGCTTGAGAGGGCATACTTTTCCTACATCACCTGTGCATCCCAGTTCATTCGGTATCGGTCCAGCATCCCCAAACTGCTGGCAGGACAATCTGAGGAGCCCACCTCATCCATTGCCTCTTCCTCCAAGCTCTCCCAGCTGCTCTTCTGCTTCTCTATCTTCGTCTTCTTCACGTTCTCCTAAGTCACTGTGGAAGAAGGGAAAATTATTGGGCAGGGGGACCTTTGGTCAAGTCTATGTTGGATTCAACAG TGAAAATGGGCAGATGTGTGCTATTAAAGAGGTCAAAGAAATTTCTGATGATGCAAATTCCAGAGAATGTCTCAACCAGCTAAACCAG gaAATAGCCTTGCTTAGTAAGCTCTCACATCCTAACATCGTGCAGTACTACGGAAGTGAACTG GCTGAAGACACACTCTCAGTTTATCTTGAGTATGTCTCTGGAGGTTCTATTTACAAGTTACTTCAGGAATATGGTCCTTTTGGGGAATCTTTAATCCGCAACTACACTGCTCAAATCCTTTCTGGACTTGCCTACTTACATGGGAGGAATACTGTGCATAG GGATATTAAAGGAGCAAACATACTGGTGGATCCTAATGGTGAAATCAAACTAGCTGATTTTGGCATGGCTAAACAT ATATCTTCTTACACTTCAATACGTTCTTTCAAGGGAAGCCCTTACTGGATGGCTCCTGAG ATTGTCATGAATAGCAGTGGCTATGACCTCTCAGTAGATATATGGAGCCTAGGATGTACAATTATTGAGATGGCATCTTCAAAGCCTCCCTGGAGCCAGTTTGAAGGG GTTGCTGCGATATTTAAAATTGGTAACAGTAAAGATATACCAGAATTCCCAGACTATTTTTCTTCTGAAGGAAAGGAGTTTTTAAAGCTATGCTTGCAGCGTGACCCATCAGCTCGTCCCTCATCAGCGCAGCTGATGGATCACCCTTTTGTTCGAGACCAAGCAATAATTAAAGCTGCAAAGTTGAATCTTATCAAGGATGTGGCCTATTCTACCTCTGATGCAAGTCATCCAATG AAACAGAGCACCATGGAGTTCTCTTCCAATAGGAGTACTTCTCCACTACATGATAGAGATTATGGAATGAGACGAGGATCTGGATTACGATTGCCAATTCCTATGGCATGCCAGAACCCGAG CGATTTACCCAGCATGAGATTGAACATGTCACTACCTGTCTCCCCATGTTCTCTCTCACCCTGTTCCAGTCCATTAAGGCAATTCAAGCAAACTAATAGAAGTTGCCTGCCTTCTCCTCCTCATTCATATTATTTATCTGGAGCAGCTAACCAGAGCCCAGTCAAATCAGCACTCTATCCAACCAGACCATGCAATAAGCTTCCAGATCCTTGGCTCGATATCGCGCTGTTCAAGCCGCAAGCACCATATGATTCTCCTCGGAGATCGAACATGGGTTTGTGA
- the LOC135676845 gene encoding exocyst complex component EXO70C1-like, which yields MERSQTVTQKFSSFSSSSSSTSGRDDKPREIDRSRSLGPVKLEKSYGKKERDTETVTIEEDEEEGQEEEEVEVVVVVNKEEEASSAPEEPPEASFGSISEEVDGFLSFLLSIDDGRDQWPEPPAMPEPTIKKFLDFVEEELVKYESGKDGASPPANDELVLFDAIDRVAKLTSALSIFSSDTKYNKAMTRASSILRYAMCFLEDEFHSLLEDSKPKKDTGTARPKTKRRPSIGHLHDAIDRCVPPPSEPDLAEFPSTYTPEIIERLSGIAGAVVSAGYATECCQVFTISRRNAFDVALSNLGYEKLGVDDVQKMPWDSLEAKIATWNKVFRQTVEVAFPREHDLCEAVFAGHSAIAYSIFHNFARGVTVLLLGFAEAVATTKRSAEKLFKVLDMYETLRDMVPRIDALLRTTESEPDDSSAAHDLTTEVALVRSRLGEAVVAIFCDLETSIKTDMGKNAVPGGAVHPLTRYVMNYLKYACEYKNTMEQVFRDHKNSENPSSQVEDAAKGGSDDNHNPFAIQLMEAMELLHTNLESKSKLYRDPALCSIFLMNNGRYVMQKIKGSTEIHQLLGDTWSRKRSSDLRQYHKNYQRETWSKVLACFKDDGLQARGHVAKPVLKERLKSFNSMFEEIHKAQSSWVVSDEQLQSELRVSVSAVIVPAYRSFLGRFSQYLDPGKKSGKYIKFGPEELENYIDELFSGNPSSMVSRKRT from the coding sequence ATGGAGAGAAGCCAAACCGTTACTCAGAAATTTAgcagcttctcctcctcctcctcctccacctccggcCGCGACGACAAACCCCGGGAGATCGACCGCAGCCGCTCCTTAGGCCCCGTCAAGCTGGAAAAGAGCTACGGGAAGAAGGAGAGGGACACCGAGACGGTGACAATCGAGGAGGATGAAGAAGAAGgacaggaagaggaggaggtggaggttgTTGTGGTCGTCAACAAGGAGGAGGAAGCAAGCAGCGCTCCCGAAGAGCCACCGGAAGCCAGCTTTGGCTCCATTTCGGAGGAAGTCGATGGTTTCCTCTCCTTTCTTCTCAGCATTGACGATGGGCGGGATCAGTGGCCTGAGCCGCCGGCGATGCCCGAACCTACCATCAAGAAGTTTCTTGATTTCGTGGAGGAGGAGCTGGTCAAGTATGAATCCGGCAAGGATGGAGCGTCTCCTCCTGCCAACGACGAGCTCGTCCTTTTCGACGCCATTGATCGGGTGGCCAAGCTGACTTCCGCGTTATCGATCTTCTCGTCGGATACCAAGTATAACAAGGCGATGACTCGCGCCAGCAGCATCCTCCGCTACGCGATGTGTTTCCTCGAGGACGAGTTCCATTCCCTTCTCGAGGACTCTAAACCGAAGAAGGATACCGGCACTGCCAGGCCGAAGACTAAGCGGCGGCCGTCGATCGGACACCTTCACGATGCCATCGATCGCTGCGTTCCGCCGCCGTCGGAACCCGATCTTGCCGAATTTCCTTCGACTTATACGCCGGAGATCATCGAGAGGCTGAGTGGGATCGCCGGCGCCGTGGTCTCCGCCGGGTACGCGACGGAGTGCTGCCAGGTGTTCACCATCTCCCGCCGCAATGCGTTCGACGTCGCCCTGTCGAACCTCGGGTACGAGAAGCTCGGCGTCGACGACGTGCAGAAGATGCCGTGGGATTCGCTGGAGGCCAAGATCGCGACGTGGAACAAGGTCTTCCGGCAGACCGTGGAGGTCGCCTTTCCCCGGGAGCACGACCTCTGCGAGGCCGTCTTCGCCGGCCACAGCGCCATCGCCTACAGCATCTTCCACAACTTCGCCCGTGGCGTCACCGTCCTGCTCCTGGGTTTCGCGGAGGCCGTCGCCACGACAAAGCGCTCCGCGGAGAAGCTCTTCAAGGTGCTCGACATGTACGAGACGTTGCGCGACATGGTGCCGAGGATCGATGCCCTCTTGCGCACCACCGAATCGGAACCGGATGACTCCTCTGCCGCTCACGATCTCACGACAGAGGTGGCGCTGGTTCGCTCGCGCCTCGGGGAGGCCGTCGTCGCGATCTTCTGCGATCTGGAGACCTCCATCAAGACCGACATGGGGAAGAACGCCGTGCCGGGTGGCGCCGTCCATCCGCTCACCCGCTACGTGATGAACTACCTCAAGTACGCGTGCGAGTACAAGAACACGATGGAGCAGGTGTTCAGAGACCACAAGAACTCGGAGAACCCATCGTCGCAAGTGGAGGACGCCGCAAAAGGCGGCAGCGACGACAACCATAACCCGTTCGCGATTCAGCTAATGGAGGCGATGGAATTGCTGCACACCAATTTGGAGTCCAAGTCCAAGCTCTACAGGGATCCCGCACTCTGCAGCATCTTCTTGATGAACAACGGGAGGTACGTCATGCAAAAGATCAAGGGGTCGACGGAGATCCATCAGCTGCTAGGGGACACCTGGAGCCGGAAGCGGTCATCGGATCTGCGGCAGTACCACAAGAACTACCAGCGGGAGACGTGGTCCAAGGTGCTGGCGTGCTTCAAGGACGACGGGCTCCAGGCGAGGGGGCACGTCGCCAAGCCGGTGCTCAAGGAGCGGCTCAAGAGCTTCAACTCCATGTTCGAGGAGATCCACAAGGCGCAGAGCTCGTGGGTGGTGAGCGACGAGCAGCTGCAGTCGGAGCTGAGGGTGTCGGTGTCGGCGGTGATCGTGCCGGCTTACCGGTCATTCCTAGGGAGGTTCTCGCAGTACCTGGATCCCGGGAAGAAATCAGGGAAGTACATCAAGTTCGGGCCGGAGGAGCTCGAGAACTACATCGATGAGCTCTTCTCCGGCAACCCGTCATCCATGGTTAGTCGGAAGAGGACATGA